GGGTGTCCACCTGGAATCCGCCGGAGCGACCGCCCACGGGAAATGGAAGCAAGTCGCGCGGATCCCAATTCGGCAATCCCACCGGCATGAATTCGCCGAGATCCATCGGCTCGCCGGCTCCGAAAACGTGCGGTTTCCCCGCTGAATTCCAGTAGACGAGTTGCGTCGGCGTCATATACAGATTTCCAAGTACGAGATTGTAGGGCTTGGTGAAACCGAGCTCGTAACGCTCACCGATTAGGTACAAGAGACGCCCGCGAGCCTGAAACGCGGAGCCATCCACCTCAGCCCGGAGTTTCACCTGTGTACTCAGCGAAATCCACGAATCCCAGCGATCCAGATACGCGCCGAGCGACGTCGCCGACACCGGACCGGCCGTGTGGAATCGCGAAGCCGATGCGCAACCCAGCATTAGTAAAGCCAGCGCGCAGAGGATCGCCGCCCAGGCTCTATTCGTTGATTTTTCGCAGCAGCGACTCATTATCGGGATTCAATTTCAGCGCTTCGCGATAATAGCGTTGGGCTTTGCCGCGCGAACCGAGCTTCCGATACGTATCGCCGACGTGCTCCATCGTCGTTGCATCGTCGTTGATTGCGCGCAACGCCTTCTTGAGCCACTTGAGCGCCGGGCGATATCGCCCAAGCCCGAACTCAATCCACCCCATCGTGTCGAGGTATGCGCCGTTTTCGGGATCTGCGTCCAATGCCCGCAAGACCAGAACGCGCGCGTGTTCGAGATTGATTCCGCGCGTCGCGTAGGTATAAGCCAAATTGTTCAGATACACCGCCGCGCTGTCGGAAGCGGCGATGGCGCGTTCGTACCACCGTACAGCTTCCTCGAGACTGTCGAGTCCGTCATAGATGAGCGCGAGCGTACCCATCGTCCCGAAAGAAGTGGAGTCCATTTCCAGTGACCGCAGAAAAGCCTCGATGGCTTCCGCGGATCGTCCGAGCTGGTTGAGCGCCGTGCCCTGTAGATTCAGAATCGGCGGCTGCGGATCTACGTGAAGGAGCGCGCTGTCCAGGATCGTCAACGTGCGTTCATATTCCCGACGGTTCAAGGCAAAGAACGCGCGTGCCACCCAGTAGCGAGCCATCGCCGGATCCAGCTCGTTGGCTTGCTCGATAAGCGATTCT
This portion of the bacterium genome encodes:
- a CDS encoding tetratricopeptide repeat protein encodes the protein MRLLIQTCLLLALLGFVGHAVASGEEMNRAMDQFIRGTIADEMGDYYRAVFHYQEALRLDSTSAFVYVALAQDYALLGKPEAALALLDRALVVRENYVPALELKLVILRGTGEPLQAEGVLRELVKADPENVNYLRQLLGIDLELGKYDDADKVFSQIARVDSLVDLFSRQVIAVYLTAGETKRAIRLLESLIASDSTDASLLYVLGTSYLQTGDSLAGESLIEQANELDPAMARYWVARAFFALNRREYERTLTILDSALLHVDPQPPILNLQGTALNQLGRSAEAIEAFLRSLEMDSTSFGTMGTLALIYDGLDSLEEAVRWYERAIAASDSAAVYLNNLAYTYATRGINLEHARVLVLRALDADPENGAYLDTMGWIEFGLGRYRPALKWLKKALRAINDDATTMEHVGDTYRKLGSRGKAQRYYREALKLNPDNESLLRKINE